DNA from Elaeis guineensis isolate ETL-2024a chromosome 2, EG11, whole genome shotgun sequence:
TTCTTTCTGTATCTTGCTAACGGACAAGCCTGAGAAATAAGTTTGTGCTTTATACCACGCACGGACCACCTTAAACTCGTGTTGGGGTCCAAACACCATTCCACTGCTCTAAAACAGAGCATCATGTCAAAATTGTGGGGAGATTTCGTTGAGAAAATATACCATATAGAAATGGCATCAAGTGAGACCTCTGGGTGTGGGAGGTAGCCTGTTAGCAGCACAAATCCTTGGACATACCATATCTCCAAGCTGCTCATAGAGATGCACCATcattagaaagagagagagataaatagatcgagagagagagagagaggttactTACCATAGCATAACAGCTGATGCAAGTGTGAGCTTGCAATAAGGCCAAAGGCCTCTAAAGGCCTTCATGGAAACCCCAGGCCATGTCTCCTTACAAGATGGGCTGAAGATTATATACGTCCATGTTGAAAGCATAAGAATCCACCAAGAGAGACTCAATGTGAGAGAGGCTCCCAGGACCCCAAATTTGAGAACAAACACAGCCAACCATGAGAGTAGTATGTGCAACAACAAGACTGCAATTGATAAGTAAGCCACAGGGTTCACAATGTTCTGGGCCTGCAAGTATCTCTGCATGGGGCAGTAGAGTGCAAAGGCTATCAGCTGGGGGAGCAGACCACGAGCATACACCTGGCCGACCGATGCAACGGACTCCGATTGGCCGATCGCTTTGAGCAGTGAGCCGGAGAACCAGTAGAGGAACGACAGGATGATTGCAGCTATGAAGTGAAGTATGAGGGCTCTTTGGCAGACGATGCCCATGGATTTATATTTCTTGGCTCCATAGGCTTGGCCACAGACTGTTTGCACTGCACTTGCCATCCCCagctgccaaaaaaaaaaaaaacactcatCATAGATGGTCAATGTGCAAGTTTTCTTCCCTGTGTGTTAATGTTCTTATTTATTTTCTAAAGGTGTTTGTTCCCTTCTCTGTCCTGGGTCTGTACACACTATAATCTCGTTGGCATTGAGAAAGGTCCACATGGCAATCCAACATTTAAGTGAAAAATGCTAGTTGGATGCAAAAATTAATCTCAAACATGGAAATCCAACATTTAAATGGTGATTCCAATCATGTGAGAAGATGTTAGTGTCTCAAGTTATGTTCTCCAAGAAATTATCCTATGGGTCAAAAGAGTAGAATTCCAAATCACAGGAACTGGTGACATTGCCCTGTGGTACAATTATCCTATGGGTGCATGCCGAGCCAGGTTCGTTGCTTGAACCTGACCTGGATTTCATAGCTTGATTTCTGCATCAACGTAGCCCCAAACTTATAACTTATATTAAGCACAGTGGCCGACCCATATGTAGCCTCGGTTGTTAGGCCTCAAGCTAGCCCAGGCCTCTTTCCAGCCCAACGTGAGCTTGTGGCACAATGGATAATTATGATCcccaaatttgattaaaataatattttttaatttgataaataattCACACTTTGGAGGtgctatttttctaatgaatagaaaATGGCTCCCAAgagttttcctctctctctctctctctctttctctctctctctctctctctctctatatatatatatatatatatatatatatatatatgttttagaAGGTGAGATTTGGTGCAACGATGATGTTACTCTATTGTGACCTGAGCATCACATAAGGGTTATTTAAGAAGAAGCAGACAGCCAGAATGGCCAGAACGTGCTTAAAAAATGGTGGTCCCTAGGCCTACAAATTGTGGCCGAGATGGAGctctaataatggcaaatttACATCCTTTGTCGTTTTTGCATTTAATGTATAATAGACTATGATAAGGAAAAGAGGTAGCACAATGGCAATTATTTATATGAATACATATTTGTTATTGTTAATACAAAATGTTCTTGATACTTAATAATGCTTTTGGACCAAATTGGGAAACAACCTCAATTTGGTATATTTGCTTTAGATTTATGATTTTTGTAAGAAATTTTTAGACAAATCCTAATACTTAAGAAAAATGTATGGAACCCATCAGCAATTGGCTGCCTtccatctatttattttttatgtgatcTTCTTCTAGCACTTGCTAGGTCATATTGCACTCTTAACTAAAGTAGATAATAATGAAAATATATACTTTGCTTGTTCCCCACAAAAGTAGAGCTAGTATAACATgaaaatcacataaaaaatattacattgtTGATTTATAAGTTTAATATTGCTGCAATCACTTGTAAATCATACATAATAAAGCAAAAGCTAGCAATAATTGGAGCGATAAGAAAGTCACAAATCAAAATGTGTAATCTTATGTGTGAGATTTTTATGTCATTGTGGCATATCTCTATCTAGGATTTCTTATAAAAGCATGATACATTTTTCTCAATGTAGGAGGAATAAGAAAGTTGCATGTTTCATATGCAATCTTTTCACAAGAATTTTGCAATAATCCAGCTATGCTTAAAGGGTAATAAGAAAGTTATATATCATATATGGAACCTCGTCAAATTTGATAGTGCATCTTTTGCATTGTTGTGGCTAGTGCATATTTGGATGAGCAACATATCATCCATCTCGCAAATGGATGGTTTTTGCCCATTGTGTTGGTGTCTCAAACTTAGAAGGCATTATAAACATGATGGATTGAGAGATAGGTGACAACCTTTCAATTTCGAAATCACCACCTACCTCtgatatttttttgtttgatggAAAGAGGGGACTCCCAACGAGTTTTTTATGCCAAGCCGAAAATGATGACAAAGTTGCGGGCATGTGAGAGCACTAGGAAAGTTAGATATTTTGATGCACAACTTGTTCCCAAGATTTTTGTGGCAATCTCTCTTATTTAAAACAAAACTATATATATACTATTATAACATCAAGGAACAATTTTTCTCTATTCATTTTCGTCACCTACGCACAAAAGGTTAGAAAAGTCAACTGATTATTGAAGTTAATTTCTTACTTCTTTGGAATAAATTGGTGAATAGTTGCTAATGCTTTATAACGTGCCAAGCTACAATGTTAGGTgatatattcttaaaataataTCCTATAATTGCCATGCTATGATGTTAGGTGCTAGATCGTAATCTAACAATGCTAGGAGTTTAAGAAATCCTTTAGCAAATAGAATATTATTTTAAGACCTAGTTGAGTTCACATGAGAAAGGATTGCAAACTTAAGGTGCCTTTGTGAGAGGGGTGAGATGAGTGAGATTTCTATTACTAAACTGATTGAGAAGGAAAGTAATTATGTCACTCTATATTGCCATCGCAATATAAAGCAGGCCGTGGGATGAAGACATGAATCAATCTTTTCTTACATTTAGATCCTTGTAGagttttatttctttttgatgTTGAATTTCCTTCTCATCTACATGTTTGACATCAAGGAGAAGATTGTGGTTGCAATATGTTGCAACATAGGCCGGTTTCAATGAAGAAATGCATACATAACATGATGATCTTCTCcacaaaaacaaaaaacaaaaaacaaaaaacaaaagacAAGGAAAGAAAACTTTCAAAGATGGGTGCAAAATGGATCTATCCACCAAACCACTTACGGCAAACGTATCCAATGGTCTAACTAGGCATCCccaattatttggtgaaataagcCCCATCATTTTTCAATCAGAGACAAGCAATCCATCCCTGGATGCTTTCAAGCATCACatctataatttatatatttgcaTTTATTTTCCAAGAAATGCATGTTCTAAGCTTATCAAACTCTATCTAGCTAGTGGAATAAGTAAAAGAATAGTGGTCTATCTACCCGGATGCCTACCCGGTACCAACTTCGACTGGGTCTTCCTTCTATCACTAGGATAAAATAGGCATCAAACACCTCAGTCACCAAGTTCAACATGAGTTGGGTGAACTGATGGAAATTTATGACTTTTAAGCAGTTTTCTAAGCAAATCAAGCAGTGACCATCTTGCCAATCTTATGTCAGCAAATTAAGATAAATAGACTGGGAAATAAATACCATGATTCCATAAGCGAGGCCCTGGATTCCAACATTGGCAATGGATGCTCCGGCAAGTGCTAGCTCACCGAGATGGCCGACGAACATCTGGGTCACAAGGCTGAGCATGAAGTTGAAGAGCATTACAACTATTGATGCCCATGACAAGCGCCACAGATTCTTCGACTCCCACATCGCAACCCGAGTCAGCACCCTGCATGGCACCGGCTCCCACTGCAGCAGCTCCTCCGATGCTCGCGACGACTCCTCGATATCCAGAAGCAAACCGTGCCTCTCTGCACTCTcccccatcttcttccttccctcACTGGTGTTTTCCTGATTGGCTCTTCTCACAGAGGTTAGCTGGATGTAACTCTCAGCTGTAACATTTTAAAGGATAGACTGAGTGCATGGTTGCTACTAACACAACTAACAGTCAGTCTATACGTTCGTTTGTTTGACGTCTACCAGACAGTTTTGTTTTCCCGGCAAAATGGAAGTTTGAAAGAGAGTTGGGCAGAGCACAACTACCTGCTAGCGGAGAAATTTCGGTGTGGTCCACCTGATATTTATGGGAGAAGTGATCATTGAGAGTTCAAAAGATATTAAAGTGGTCAGGCTCTGGCCAGAAGGTAGAAGGGATTCAAGTCATTGGTTGGGTCCAAATCAAGTTTGGTCTGTACTGGGGAATGTGAAAACTGGTTAGTTGAGAGCAGATCCAATGGTCAAGTTCAGCATTCCCAAACAATTACATAGAAAGGTAAGGAATCTGAATTTGAAAAACATGCAGAGAATATTCTAAAATTTTGGATGGAATTCAGGTAACTATACCTTAAAAATATGacttaagataaaaaaaaaagaagtatgaATTAATTGGCATATTTATTTATTAGTTCTTGACCATtagcatgaaaaataaatattagcatGCATAGAGTCATTAGTTTGTAACTCAAAAATGTCTATTGAACTAATTTTtgcataatttatgaatatactaTGAATAATTGAAAGCCCACAAGTTTCGAACAGGGATTAGCCTGCTGGTTATATTATGAatagaagataaaaaaaattatagaaatatcCCCTTCAAGTTTGGATTAGTTATACTtaaatcctaaaaatttttaaaacaataattagtaataaaaattttattttcattgtaatatGACCCAACCATATTCTATTCCCATTACACATTGTTATCACATGATTGTCATGTTAGAACAAAGCATTCATAAAATTTCAAAATGCCCTTCCCACTAACGTAGACGGGACTTTTATTTTAGCAGGAATTGCATGAGAGGAGAAGATGAccataaaagattaaaaaaaataaaacaaaaaaaaaaatcaaggtgaTCGGCTATTGCATCATTCACTAGTTGCTTTAAAATCTATATAAGTGGATGAATAATAGAAGATAGACCGCTTTGAGATCTGTATATATCGATGACTAGCAGAGGATAGAGTGCTTTAAGATCAATGAGATGGATAAATAGCAGAGGATGGAATACTTTGAGATCGATGTGGTGACGGTCAAATTGTTGGTAGATCTAAACAATTAGCAAATAAGGTGGGGATCAACATAGGAGGTTGGAATCAACATAGTATGAATAAAGGAGCAAAGGTATGGTGCTCTTGATTTTGTCAATGCAGTGCCCTCAGCCCCTGGATACACTAAACTGAAGCACCCTTGGAACAAAGATATGATGCCCTCAAATTAGAGGAATAGAAGTGTCTTTGTAACAGAGGTGTTATAATATCCTATATAAAAAGTCATAATTCGACCGTAGGATGTAATAATAcatctataggatgtcataattttttgagaagaaggatattttcgttattcataattttaaatgaaaaaatgaaactGTAAATATAAAATGTGCGTTGAAAAGCGATGGTTATGTGGTTCAATTAAATAGATTGATGTATTTTTTCTATACCGGATGTGGTGTAAAAATTCCCAATACATGAGATGTCGCGGGATACTAAAGAATTGGCATTCAATAGGACTCGTAGAAGCAGAGGAAATAATTAGTTGTCTGCAATAGCGCTTTCTGTTTTGGTAAAAAGTTGCCTGCTATAGTTAATACGGGAGTGACCTGGCCTCCATACGCAAGGGGACATGATAACAGGattcaaaaatttcttcataaaattataaagatttaaaTTTGAGTAATGTAATACGAGACACTAATCTCAAGAAAATACAGCCCATAATAACAATGATTAAAAGGGCTGGACTTAATAATGTTTGAGACCTAAAGTTCATGATAAGTTGCTGAAGTTGTGTCATCGTTGAGGGACGTAGTTCATCATCCACTTAAAAGTAAAAAGAATCCCAAAAAATCACTAATATTAAATGTTTTTTTTGTGAATTATGAATCTTAATCAAGAAAAATTGAATTAAAGAGCATACATCCATATCAGAGTCTGGCAGAGTCCTAATATATCCATTCATTGTATTATATTCTGTCACCGGAAAAAttatatgcaaatatatattCTTCTTTCCTAATTCATAGATTTTTCTCGCAGGAAAAATTGAAGAACATAATAGTCACAAACATGTCCTATATTGTAGTTTTGATTGCGTTGCACTTCATCTGTTAACTttaatgaaggggataagcgcttTGATCGTATGCCTTCTGAGCTTATGGCCTCACACAAGAAGACAAGGATTGAAGTACTTCAGTGACCATTTTAAAGAAGGGAACTCTGCTGACCATTTCAACTCAGGTTATAGAGAATGATGCAATACATACCATGGTTGGCTGCACCTTCACTTTGTCCATCAGGTGTTGCATCTCCCTCCTCTATCTCCGTTACAGTATTACCAGTCCTGCCACCACTCTGCCTGCCATCTCGACCGTCGCCCCTTGGCATCGCATCCACTGCTAAGTTGAGCCCACCAACTTCTGAGCCACTGAGCTCCAGTGTTTTCgagagattttcttcattctttggaTCCATGTCTGAAATCTTTCAGCTAACCAAAGTAAAACAGTATGATACATAGTTTATGAAGCTGCAAATGCGTCTGAATTCACAATATAAATAACCAGAAAAATGCACAGAGAATTGTGAAGATCATGGAACTAAATGAAAAATGAAGTGTTCGACAATGACAGGAATAAACAATATCCACCGAAAGATGTGATGATCTTTTAGCCAGATCTTCTAGAGACCGTGATTGATCATGACACATAATTACTCCATTAGATATTGACAAAGTTTTGTTGATCATGATCGACTTGGATAAATCTTGCTGAGGTCTTTGGTTTATTCTCATCAATATTCAGGAAAATGAGAAATCTGTCGTAAAGACCATAAATGCTATGTGTTCATTTTCTTTCTTAATCAAACGTTTGGTGGATAATTCTAAGGGAACAAATACCTCGTAGATATTTTCATGCAGGTATCATGATGAAAAGAATCAGattctaatattaaaaaaaatctctcttcccaGAAGAAAGCTCCGAATCTCCAAATGGTACAATAATGAGACCAATTAATGATCCGGAGGACAAGGCATAAAAAAAGTGAGCTAGGTACCTAACCTGATCATCTTCATGGGACTTACCAGAGCCTCTCAAATAATATCTCAGCGTTACCGGACACGACCAAATAGTGAAAAAAAGCATTCGAAATGTCCACATGAAGGATAAGGCAAAGTGGTGCAAAATATATAGATCAACTAATTCAAGTAAGATACGTGAAAGCACGCAAGCAAGACAGAACAtggttttttttctttaagaattAAATGTGACAGAATCCaatcatatatattcattaaGAAAGCACAATTCATGACAGAAATTTTGCATCGTATTGTCATCATGTCTGATATCATGATATATGACTAAAGCTTTGAAGCAAATTAGAAAGGCCAAGTTGCTATTTTGCAAGCACAAGAAGAGGAACTTATAAGACACTTCAGAAGGAAAACGCGTTCTCTAAGTGGTCCCGCTTAAAGGTGATAGGTAAAGCATGACGAAGTTGCAGCTTCAGAAGCACAAGGAGAGGAACTTGCAAGACACTTCAAGGAAAAGGTAGTCTTTTAAGGGGTCCAGGTTGAAGGTGGCAGGTAACATGTCAATCGAGTGCTGATTTTACTATGTCTGACTACAAATAGAAATTCCCGGTTATCATTTTTCCTACACGTTGGACTACCCAAATCTAATACTAATGACAAGTCTCTTCATAACTTGAGGAGCATGatctgattaaaaaaataaaaaagaattttacTCAACTTGCTCGATTtgaatcttttcaaaaaattataaaaaataaaagaattataGATGTAGAGGTTATGTCCTCTTTTCTTTCAttaataatctaaaataaaagtacacaTTCTTTATTTATAACGATGAGATTCGTCCTTACATAATTTGAATtgaatttctctttctatttataatatataagattttttttttcaaaataaacatgacTAGTAAAAGCAAAAAAGCTAAAATTTTTCATAGGGTAAATCTCGAtttctatattattttatttttaatcactCTATTTGATTTTTCTCGAATAGAGAGATATGTTCGattaaaattttatccaattctttttttttgatttgactaaTCTATTTCAGAGTCCAAATAATAGAATTTAAACTTGATTGCTAGAAATACCGTCCTTTGAAGAGTATGGCATCATATCGtagatctcaaaaaattatcttattgagaaaaaaaaaaccaTCTTAATTGGACATTGTATGAGCAAGTTGGAGCCCCTGGAAGTTTGCCTTATAATCCTACTTGTAGTGGCCGAAATGTTCCATTCCACGTATGGAGATTCTTCTGGATCAGAATTAGTGCTATTAGAGTGGTAATGCTCATATCTCAAGCAAGGTGATGTCCCAAAAATGGATAAGGACTTGGTTGGAGAGGCCATGCATGGCCATTAATGATCTCGTTGAAGCGGCCGACGGTGGCAGGAGAGGGCCACGGTGTTGGCTGagaggtattccaggaggaggaCGTTTTTCATTTCTTTTAATGTTCCAATGGCCTCTTTCTTCGGCCCGGGGAGGAGGGGTTTTTAATGGCCTCTTGTTTATTCCATCTCTTGCAATGCTTTCTATGTTTTCCCATAGATTTTCCATGGATTTTATTTTCCCTTCTTCTACTTTTTGAGAGAATTTAATTCAGtttcttttaattttattatggTTGGAaggttttctttctctttttcttttcttttgggtgGCGGGGAAGAGTTCAAGGGTCAGAGCAAGGCTTTCAATTAGATCTTTTAGCTTCTAGAACCATCAAGATACAAATGGGAGAAGTTGGACAaagggatatatatatatatatatatagtttttgtGGTTAGTAAAATATATACCCCAATTATCTCTTGGGCACTTGATGCAATTCTCtgtatcaaaaaattaatcactTTAAAGAACTTATGCTTTGACCCATTTCTTTAGAGGGATGATGACCATGTCTCCTGGTCTCTCGTGTATTTTTTGGAAGGCACAAAGGCTTTTGGGCTCTAAAGAATACTTGGCTCATTGTTCGAAGATGAAACCAATTATGAAATGGGTATGCATGTCCCATCGCCCTATGAAGTTGTATGAAGTACCTCTAAGCATGCATTACTCAGAGAAGCATAATTGATCAATTTAGAGACCAAGAGAAGACGAACAAACTAGGGAAAGAgggaccatatatatatatagtttcaagCATCAAAATGAACCTTGTTAACTATATATATGTCACAGAGAAGACTCCCTGTTTAAGGACCTCTTACTAATTAACTATgcagagaaaagaagataaaggcccttctttaccaaaaaagaaggaaaaaaaaaaggcccTTGGTTCCTAACCATAGAAGCCTCGGGTCCTGACCTTAATCAGAGTAGTCAGGGACCTGTGCAGGAACATATATAGCATGGCATCCTCGTTGAACGTCCCCTATGCGCGGTGCGAAGGAGAATGTCCAAGTGCAGCAGAAGCATCGAAGAAATGAGAACTCGAATGGTAGCACCATTGGAGCATAGAGGTGTCGAGGCACAGGACCGCATGTGGTTGAGCATGCCATGTGTTTGTTATCTCCTATGAGTTActagaagaaaatagaataggATGTGGTGGAGCATGCCATGTGTTTGTTCTCTCCTTCAGCGACTAAAAGAAGATAGAACACATGGCAGCATACCGTGCGTGCCAACGTTTAGCCTTTGGAGTGCAGATCCTCTATGATGCATCGTATAGTATGATTAATCAAGCGCACTATCAATCATACGATGGATGGCTGTGTACAGATACAGATCGTGCGAGGCACGTCTTGTGCGGCCATCTACCATATGATATATGATAGCACGATGCACCATATCGTACAGTGCATCGCGAGGACCGCAGAGGATCTCCATCCTTAATTTTTGAGACTGAAAATTGCATCAGAAAGATAAAGTATGAAAAAACCACATATATTAAAACACAAAAGAGATATTGAAACTATAATTCAAAAATCAGTATGACGTATGTTTTGCATCACATAATGATGTACCATGCTTGATGACTATCATTAGAAAATGGGTGACTATcagtaataatatattatatataatataattttgatactatatataatttttgtatctttcaaataataaaaaaaaaaaaaaaaagtcatgcaTGGTATGAAAGGTCATACTATATTTGTTGGAAATTGTCCATTTCCATGGTTGAATAATATGATGGCTATCAAATACCGCATGGTACTTTATAATACAAATGGTACGTCATAGAGAATCtatggtcatttttttttttaaactggaAAGTGGAAATTTTATTACATTTTGGTAGGAGGGATGGCTTGGTCAAATCCGACGGCTTAGTTATTTGTGGTACATCCGTGAATCTAGCTGTAATGGAATGTTCCGGTTGACTCCACAGACCTATCGCATCCCTTCTCACTCTGAAATCCCAACTCTACCCTTCCGCACCTACCCGTCGGAGAAATTCCTGATCTCACGTGCTCAA
Protein-coding regions in this window:
- the LOC105059354 gene encoding protein DETOXIFICATION 41 isoform X3; translated protein: MDPKNEENLSKTLELSGSEVGGLNLAVDAMPRGDGRDGRQSGGRTGNTVTEIEEGDATPDGQSEGAANHAESYIQLTSVRRANQENTSEGRKKMGESAERHGLLLDIEESSRASEELLQWEPVPCRVLTRVAMWESKNLWRLSWASIVVMLFNFMLSLVTQMFVGHLGELALAGASIANVGIQGLAYGIMLGMASAVQTVCGQAYGAKKYKSMGIVCQRALILHFIAAIILSFLYWFSGSLLKAIGQSESVASVGQVYARGLLPQLIAFALYCPMQRYLQAQNIVNPVAYLSIAVLLLHILLSWLAVFVLKFGVLGASLTLSLSWWILMLSTWTYIIFSPSCKETWPGVSMKAFRGLWPYCKLTLASAVMLCLEIWYVQGFVLLTGYLPHPEVSLDAISICVNYWNWDFMIMLGLSNAASVRIGNELGAGHPKVARFAVIVVVTTCVILSLIISALVLILRTPLSQLYTNSTDVIKAVSNLTPLLAISIFLNGVQPILSGVAIGSGWQAIVAYVNVGAYYFIGLPVGCVLGFKTSLAAAGIWWGLILGVSVQTVTLIVLTARTNWNKEVDKAVQRLKNTAEEDSLSITDIE
- the LOC105059354 gene encoding protein DETOXIFICATION 41 isoform X2; translated protein: MLYMFLHRSLTTLIKISDMDPKNEENLSKTLELSGSEVGGLNLAVDAMPRGDGRDGRQSGGRTGNTVTEIEEGDATPDGQSEGAANHAESYIQLTSVRRANQENTSEGRKKMGESAERHGLLLDIEESSRASEELLQWEPVPCRVLTRVAMWESKNLWRLSWASIVVMLFNFMLSLVTQMFVGHLGELALAGASIANVGIQGLAYGIMLGMASAVQTVCGQAYGAKKYKSMGIVCQRALILHFIAAIILSFLYWFSGSLLKAIGQSESVASVGQVYARGLLPQLIAFALYCPMQRYLQAQNIVNPVAYLSIAVLLLHILLSWLAVFVLKFGVLGASLTLSLSWWILMLSTWTYIIFSPSCKETWPGVSMKAFRGLWPYCKLTLASAVMLCLEIWYVQGFVLLTGYLPHPEVSLDAISICVNYWNWDFMIMLGLSNAASVRIGNELGAGHPKVARFAVIVVVTTCVILSLIISALVLILRTPLSQLYTNSTDVIKAVSNLTPLLAISIFLNGVQPILSGVAIGSGWQAIVAYVNVGAYYFIGLPVGCVLGFKTSLAAAGIWWGLILGVSVQTVTLIVLTARTNWNKEVDKAVQRLKNTAEEDSLSITDIE
- the LOC105059354 gene encoding protein DETOXIFICATION 41 isoform X4, which encodes MQHLMDKVKVQPTMENTSEGRKKMGESAERHGLLLDIEESSRASEELLQWEPVPCRVLTRVAMWESKNLWRLSWASIVVMLFNFMLSLVTQMFVGHLGELALAGASIANVGIQGLAYGIMLGMASAVQTVCGQAYGAKKYKSMGIVCQRALILHFIAAIILSFLYWFSGSLLKAIGQSESVASVGQVYARGLLPQLIAFALYCPMQRYLQAQNIVNPVAYLSIAVLLLHILLSWLAVFVLKFGVLGASLTLSLSWWILMLSTWTYIIFSPSCKETWPGVSMKAFRGLWPYCKLTLASAVMLCLEIWYVQGFVLLTGYLPHPEVSLDAISICVNYWNWDFMIMLGLSNAASVRIGNELGAGHPKVARFAVIVVVTTCVILSLIISALVLILRTPLSQLYTNSTDVIKAVSNLTPLLAISIFLNGVQPILSGVAIGSGWQAIVAYVNVGAYYFIGLPVGCVLGFKTSLAAAGIWWGLILGVSVQTVTLIVLTARTNWNKEVDKAVQRLKNTAEEDSLSITDIE
- the LOC105059354 gene encoding protein DETOXIFICATION 41 isoform X1; the encoded protein is MFCLACVLSRILLELVDLYILHHFALSFMWTFRMLFFTIWSCPVTLRYYLRGSDMDPKNEENLSKTLELSGSEVGGLNLAVDAMPRGDGRDGRQSGGRTGNTVTEIEEGDATPDGQSEGAANHAESYIQLTSVRRANQENTSEGRKKMGESAERHGLLLDIEESSRASEELLQWEPVPCRVLTRVAMWESKNLWRLSWASIVVMLFNFMLSLVTQMFVGHLGELALAGASIANVGIQGLAYGIMLGMASAVQTVCGQAYGAKKYKSMGIVCQRALILHFIAAIILSFLYWFSGSLLKAIGQSESVASVGQVYARGLLPQLIAFALYCPMQRYLQAQNIVNPVAYLSIAVLLLHILLSWLAVFVLKFGVLGASLTLSLSWWILMLSTWTYIIFSPSCKETWPGVSMKAFRGLWPYCKLTLASAVMLCLEIWYVQGFVLLTGYLPHPEVSLDAISICVNYWNWDFMIMLGLSNAASVRIGNELGAGHPKVARFAVIVVVTTCVILSLIISALVLILRTPLSQLYTNSTDVIKAVSNLTPLLAISIFLNGVQPILSGVAIGSGWQAIVAYVNVGAYYFIGLPVGCVLGFKTSLAAAGIWWGLILGVSVQTVTLIVLTARTNWNKEVDKAVQRLKNTAEEDSLSITDIE